GCAGAAATGCTCGAGGTCGTCGGGCTCTCCAGCTATCATGCGGAGAAATTCGCCCATGAATTCAGCGGAGGGCAACGGCAGCGCATCGGAATCGCTCGCGCCTTGATTTTGAAGCCGAAGCTAATCGTCGCGGATGAGCCAGTCTCTGCTCTCGATGTGTCGATTCAATCGCAAATCTTGAATTTGCTAAAAGATTTGCAGGAAGAATTTCATTTGACCTATTTGTTTATTTCCCACGATTTGAGCGTGGTGGAGCATATTAGCGACAAGATCGGCGTGATGTATTTGGGGAGTCTCGTAGAATCCGGCCCGAAGGAAACAATTTTTGCCAATCCCCGGCATCCGTATACAAAAGCGCTGCTCTCTTCGGTTCCGATTCCTGATCCACGGGCGAAGCGGGAGAGGATCATTTTGCAGGGAGATGTGCCGAGCCCGGTGAATCCGCCGTCAGGTTGTCTGTTTCATACACGATGTCCGTTCGTGATGGATATATGCAAGACGACACCTCCAGCATTGAGGGAAGCGGCAGACGGAGATCATTTTGTCGCTTGCCATTTGTGACTTGAATAAAAGGGATGGTTACATGCGTAGGACGGGTGATTTAAAGCTGATCCAGGAACTGAATCGCTCCATCATATTCGATACGATCCGTCATTACGGGCCCATTTCCCGGAGTGAAATAGCGAAGCGGAACAAACTGAGTCCTACTACCGTGACCTCAGCTGTCAGTGAGTTGATTCGTGACGCGTTCGTATCCGAGGTGGGAACAGGGGAGTCAAATGGCGGACGCAAACCGATATTGATCCAGTTTTCTCCTGATAGCCGTTTTCTGATAGGCATCTCGATCTCTGGCTCGAAGATTACGATTGCCGAAATGAATCTGGAAGCCGCGGTCAAACGAAAGGAAGTTCACTCGATCAAGCCGTACCAAGGGGAGAGTATCCTTGCTTTTTTGCTGGAGGTTATTGAGCAATTTTTGCGTGGAGCCGCGAGTCTGGAGACATGTATGGGAATCTCGATCGTCACTCAAGGTATCGTGGACTCGGTTCATGGAGTGATTCGCTACAATACGAAGCTCCGCTTGCAGAATTCTCCTGTTAAAGAAATGATCGAGCGGAGGTTCCAGTTGAAAACATGGCTGGATAACGACACGAATGCGTACTTGCTAGCCGAGAAGACCATCGGGGATTTCAGTCATTATCAAAACATGCTGTACGTCACAATTGGGGATGGATTGGGAGCCAGTATTTTGATGAACGGTGCCATCTACAGGGGCTTTAAAGGCGGGGCCGGTGAGTTCGGTCACACCACGATTGATCGGGCAGGTGTGCGGTGCGACTGCGGAAATGTTGGCTGTCTGGAAAATTACGTGAGCTGGCCAACCATTTACTCCAAGCTCGTCTCCTCGCTTGCGAAAGGAAAAGCGAGCCGCATCTCTGATTTGGTGGAGCAGGATGTTGGCCGGATTACTCCTGCGGTGTTTCGTCAGGCGTTGGCAGAGCAGGACCCGCTTGCCATCAGCATTTTGGAGGAAACCGCTTCTTATTTGGCTTCGGGGTTGGTTAATCTGATTCATTTGTTCAATCCGGAGGTCATTATTCTAGGCGGTGAGATTGCCTTCGAAAATGAGCTGTTGATCGCCAAAGTAAAAGACTACGTGGGGGAATATGCGCATGGAATCCTGACGGAGGAACTGGAGATTCGGCCGAATTCGTTGGGTGAAAATGTAGAGGTCGCAGGAGCTGCCGCTGTTTTATTGCAGGATACCTTTCAGTTTTCGCTATAAGAGAGGGAGCGGGATCATGGTAAAAGTTGTAGTCGCAGGGGAAGCGGGAACAAGCGTCAAAGAATCGCAGGCTTGGCTTCGGATCAAAGAGGCAGAGATTGTAGGTGTGGCCGACAGCTTGTCTTCTTTGCGCGAAATCTTGCAGGGAACAAAAGTGGATATCGTGGATATTGGCTGGGTTGCGGACAGCGCTGACCCATGGGTGACGCTTGCGGCCCAGGCGGGAAAGCATATTTTATGCGCAGACGGTACTGCTCTAGGACGTGATGGAATCAGTTTGTGCGATCAGTATGATATCGTGCTGCAATTCGCCAATACACTGCGTTTTGCTCCGGAATACGAGCAAGCACAGGAGCAAATAAAGAATGGGGCAGTAGGCAAAGCAGGCGTCATTCGCTTGCGAAGAGGTGCTCCTCCATCATCCCGGAATGCCGACAAATGCATTTTTCAAGCGCTTGGAATAGGTGAATTCGACTGGCTGCGCTGGACGTTCGGCGAGGTTGAGCGAGTGATGGCGCGAGAGGTCAAGCACATAAATGAGTCAGGACAGATCGTCCATTATGCGTTAGTCATGCTTCGAATGGCAGGCGGGGCAATTGCGCATGTAGAGCTATCTTGGGCCGAGGAGACAGAACATGGTTCCTTTGAGCTTACCGGTGATCAAGGTATGATTGCCCATGATAGCCGGGAAAGCACCCCCATTCGCTGGAGTCGGGGAGAGCAGTTTCTTTCGACAACATTCCTACGGATGGATCTGATGCAGCGACAGCGGGAGCATTTCGTTCGCTGTGTACAGAAACAGGAAGTACCACGTCTGCATTCTCGAGATCTGCTCGCGGCTCTCGATATCGCTTCGGCGGCGAGAGAATCGGTCAGGACGGGACAACCTGTGAGTCTCATGCTTGGAGGTGGCGAAGGATGAAAGTAGGAATTATCAGCTTCGCCCATATGCATGCCCATAGCTACGCTACTTATTTGCAGAAGCACCCGGATGCGCAGCTGATAGCAGTCTGGGATGATGATTCTCGCCGTGGAGAGGAAGTGGCCACTGCCTACCAGCTTAATTTTTATCAAGATCTGCATGCCTTTTTGCAATCCGGTATCGACGCGGTCATTGTTTGCTCGGAAAATGCCAAGCACAAGGAGCACGTGATTGCGGCAGCGCGAGCGAAAAAGCACATTCTCTGCGAAAAACCAATTGCCACTGAGATTGCGGATGCACGCGAAATGATTCAGGTTTGCAAAGAGGAAGGTGTCATGCTTCAGGTTGCCTATCCTGTCCGATTTGCACCCGTGATGGAAAGTGTCAAGCAGATCGTTCAGTCGGGTGCTCTTGGAGACATTCTCGCCATCGATGGCACGAACCACGGACAAATGCCAGGTGGCTGGTTCATTGAAAAGGAGCTGTCTGGCGGTGGGGCAGCGACGGATCACATCGTCCATCTGATGGACCTCGTCCGATGGATGCTCCAGGACGAAGTAAAAAGCGTCTACGCTGAGCTGGACACACGTTTTTACGAGTTGGAGGTAGAGGATTGTGGACTGGTTTTTGTGGAAATGGAGTCTGGCGTAATTGTTGGAATCGATCCGAGCTGGTCGAGGCCGAAGACGTTCCCGACGTGGGGAGATGTGATGATGCGGATTGTCGGCACCAAAGGCACGTTGGAAATCGATGTCTTCAAGCAACACGCGCTCTATTACAATGACCGCGATTCGAAGCTGCAAAATCTGCCTTGGGCTGTGGATATGGATGAACGGCTTATATCTGATTTTGTGCAAAATGTCATGGAAAGCCGACCTCCGTCTATTACAGGAGAGGATGGACTGCGGACGCTAGAAGTGGTGAAGGCAGCCTATGAATCTCATCGTCTCAAGCAAGCCGTGACTATCAACAAGGTGCATTTCTCATCATGATGAGCTGTAGCCTTTCTATACAAATAAATCAAACGAGGTGGAACGGATGAAAATTGGATTGAGCACTTACAGTCTACTGACAGCAATCCGAGCTGGGGAAATGGATGTACTGGATGTCGTGCAATGGATCGCGGATAACGGCGGTGAACACATGGAAATTGTGCCGTACGGTTTTACACTAGTTGATAACTACGAATTGGCAGACGCTGTTCGGGATAAGGCAAAAGCGGTAGGGATTGAGCTGTCCAACTACTCGATGCCGACCAACTTTATTCAACCAGACGAAGAAGCCTTCGAAGCAGAAGTCGCACGTGTAAAAACACATGTCGATCTGCTGCACCGCATGGGTATCAAGCATATGCGCCACGACGTGTCTGCTTTTACTGTTCCCGTAGAGGAGACGACGATCGAATACTTTGAAAAGCATTTGGCTGAGATGGTTGAGGGCAGCTGTCGAATCGCTGATTATGCCGCGCAATTCGGAATAACGACGACAATCGAGAATCACGGCTGGCTGGTGCAGGCAAGTGATCGTGTGCAGCGTGTCTTGCATGAGGTCAATCGCCCGAATTTCAAAACAACGCTCGATATCGGAAACTTCATGTGCGTGGACGAAGCTTCGGTGGTTGGTGTGCAAAAAAATCTGCCTTATGCTTCGCTCGTCCATTTTAAAGATTTCTACTTCCGTCCGTCCTACCATGACCCAGGCGCTGGCAAATGGTTCAAGACCGTGAATGGCAACTTCCTGCGTGGAGCGATAGTCGGACAAGGCGACATCAACATACGCGAAGTCGTCAAGCTGGTCAAGCAGTCCGGCTATGATGGCTATATCACGGTTGAGTTCGAAGGCATGGAGGAGTGTCGAGAAGGTTCCAAGATCGGGATGGACAACCTGCGACGTTTTTGGGACGAGGCGTAAAACGGTAGTGGAAAAACGGCATTTGGGGAGCCCCGAACTGCCGTTTTTTCTTTGGGCCAAAAAAATAAAACACCTCTCCCTTATGAGGAGAGGTGTTGAAGACATTAGAAGGATTGCGAAGTTTTAGGATTCGCACCGTATTGGTTGTCTCCTTGGCTGTCTTGGCACAAGAATACGATCAAAATAATAGCACCGATAAAAGGAATTAATCCAAGAAGGACCCACCAACCACTTCTTCCTGTATCGTGCAATCGGCGAACAGTTACGCCCAAACTAGGCAGTAATACTGCTAGTGAATAAATCATGCCCAAAACAGATGCTGTACCAATTAATGAGTCTACGAGAGCAATTACCAGAGATACGATGATGTTGAACAAAGTGAACATCCAATATTCTTGACGTCTAGCTCTTCCTGTAAAAGCGACGTATTTTTTCAATACGCTTGTATACCAATGCATGATAATTTCCCCCTTTCTTCTAAATTTTGACACACTTCGATATTTTATCACTAAACCAAGGGGATTAGAACCATATTCTGTTAAGTTTCCCTGATGCTATTGAATCAATTTTTGATAGGACAAAAGTAGCGGGTATTTATGAACGAGATGGAGGAAAAAGTAAGACCAAACGAGTTTTGGATGCTACTACAGGGGGAAATGACGCTTGGAACAAAAAACAGAACAAAACGTTACGCTGCATGGCTTCAACAATTTGACCAAGTCACTCAGCTTCAACATGTACGACATCTGCTACACCAAAACAAAAGCGGAACGGGAAGCGTATATCGAATACATAGATGAACAATACAATGCAGAGAGATTGACGAATATCCTAAAAAACGTGTCGGATATTATCGGCGCACATGTACTGAATGTCGCCCAACAAGATTATGTACCTCAAGGCGCGAGCGTCACTTTTCTTGTATCCGAGGGGCCGGTCGTAGAAGTCCCTAATGAATCTTATGAGGAATCTCCCGGGCCTTTACCTGAGAATGTAGTGCTACAGTTGGACAAGAGCCATATTACGGTTCATACGTACCCAGAGTACCATCCAACAGAGGGCATCAGTACATTCCGGGCTGATATCGACGTGTCGACTTGTGGCGAAATTTCTCCGCTCAAAGCACTCAATTATTTAATTCGTTCGTTTGATACAGACCTGATGACAATTGATTACAAGGTGCGGGGTTTTACCCGGGATATACATGGATACAAGCTGTTTATCGATCACGACATCAGTTCCATCCAAAATTATATTCCCGAGGAAATTAAGGACTTGTTCCACATGATTGATGTGAATGTGTACCAGGATAATATTTTCCATACCAAATGCAAACGCAGGGAATTTGATCTGAACAATTATTTGTTTGGATACACGAAGGATAGGCTGACACCGGAGGAGCAGGAGGATATTGCGAAGCAATTGCAAATAGAGATGGACGAGATTTACTATGGGAAAAATTTTGTGAATTAAGGAGGAAGCCTTCTCAGATTGAGGAGGCTTTTTTCGTAGCTGTAGTGGGGGGAAGAACATTTCCAGTCTACGCTTCGGCCTCCGCCCCGCAAGGGATTCACTGTCCGCTCCGAAATTCCCCGCCATTCATTCCTACGCTAAGTAGGGCTCCAGAGGCGCT
This genomic stretch from Brevibacillus brevis harbors:
- a CDS encoding ABC transporter ATP-binding protein: MSNSLVVVDGIKKTFPIDSGLFSSKKSVKAVNHVSFEIREGETFSLVGESGCGKSTTGRLVTRLLLPDEGKIWINGEEISKMNETKLREVRKQVQMVFQDPYASLNPRMKIRDVVAEPLLIHTKLSAQERDRIVAEMLEVVGLSSYHAEKFAHEFSGGQRQRIGIARALILKPKLIVADEPVSALDVSIQSQILNLLKDLQEEFHLTYLFISHDLSVVEHISDKIGVMYLGSLVESGPKETIFANPRHPYTKALLSSVPIPDPRAKRERIILQGDVPSPVNPPSGCLFHTRCPFVMDICKTTPPALREAADGDHFVACHL
- a CDS encoding ROK family transcriptional regulator; this encodes MRRTGDLKLIQELNRSIIFDTIRHYGPISRSEIAKRNKLSPTTVTSAVSELIRDAFVSEVGTGESNGGRKPILIQFSPDSRFLIGISISGSKITIAEMNLEAAVKRKEVHSIKPYQGESILAFLLEVIEQFLRGAASLETCMGISIVTQGIVDSVHGVIRYNTKLRLQNSPVKEMIERRFQLKTWLDNDTNAYLLAEKTIGDFSHYQNMLYVTIGDGLGASILMNGAIYRGFKGGAGEFGHTTIDRAGVRCDCGNVGCLENYVSWPTIYSKLVSSLAKGKASRISDLVEQDVGRITPAVFRQALAEQDPLAISILEETASYLASGLVNLIHLFNPEVIILGGEIAFENELLIAKVKDYVGEYAHGILTEELEIRPNSLGENVEVAGAAAVLLQDTFQFSL
- a CDS encoding Gfo/Idh/MocA family protein; its protein translation is MVKVVVAGEAGTSVKESQAWLRIKEAEIVGVADSLSSLREILQGTKVDIVDIGWVADSADPWVTLAAQAGKHILCADGTALGRDGISLCDQYDIVLQFANTLRFAPEYEQAQEQIKNGAVGKAGVIRLRRGAPPSSRNADKCIFQALGIGEFDWLRWTFGEVERVMAREVKHINESGQIVHYALVMLRMAGGAIAHVELSWAEETEHGSFELTGDQGMIAHDSRESTPIRWSRGEQFLSTTFLRMDLMQRQREHFVRCVQKQEVPRLHSRDLLAALDIASAARESVRTGQPVSLMLGGGEG
- a CDS encoding Gfo/Idh/MocA family protein; the protein is MKVGIISFAHMHAHSYATYLQKHPDAQLIAVWDDDSRRGEEVATAYQLNFYQDLHAFLQSGIDAVIVCSENAKHKEHVIAAARAKKHILCEKPIATEIADAREMIQVCKEEGVMLQVAYPVRFAPVMESVKQIVQSGALGDILAIDGTNHGQMPGGWFIEKELSGGGAATDHIVHLMDLVRWMLQDEVKSVYAELDTRFYELEVEDCGLVFVEMESGVIVGIDPSWSRPKTFPTWGDVMMRIVGTKGTLEIDVFKQHALYYNDRDSKLQNLPWAVDMDERLISDFVQNVMESRPPSITGEDGLRTLEVVKAAYESHRLKQAVTINKVHFSS
- a CDS encoding sugar phosphate isomerase/epimerase family protein codes for the protein MKIGLSTYSLLTAIRAGEMDVLDVVQWIADNGGEHMEIVPYGFTLVDNYELADAVRDKAKAVGIELSNYSMPTNFIQPDEEAFEAEVARVKTHVDLLHRMGIKHMRHDVSAFTVPVEETTIEYFEKHLAEMVEGSCRIADYAAQFGITTTIENHGWLVQASDRVQRVLHEVNRPNFKTTLDIGNFMCVDEASVVGVQKNLPYASLVHFKDFYFRPSYHDPGAGKWFKTVNGNFLRGAIVGQGDINIREVVKLVKQSGYDGYITVEFEGMEECREGSKIGMDNLRRFWDEA
- a CDS encoding DUF805 domain-containing protein; translation: MHWYTSVLKKYVAFTGRARRQEYWMFTLFNIIVSLVIALVDSLIGTASVLGMIYSLAVLLPSLGVTVRRLHDTGRSGWWVLLGLIPFIGAIILIVFLCQDSQGDNQYGANPKTSQSF
- the speD gene encoding adenosylmethionine decarboxylase; protein product: MEQKTEQNVTLHGFNNLTKSLSFNMYDICYTKTKAEREAYIEYIDEQYNAERLTNILKNVSDIIGAHVLNVAQQDYVPQGASVTFLVSEGPVVEVPNESYEESPGPLPENVVLQLDKSHITVHTYPEYHPTEGISTFRADIDVSTCGEISPLKALNYLIRSFDTDLMTIDYKVRGFTRDIHGYKLFIDHDISSIQNYIPEEIKDLFHMIDVNVYQDNIFHTKCKRREFDLNNYLFGYTKDRLTPEEQEDIAKQLQIEMDEIYYGKNFVN